CTTGTCAGCGACGGCGACGGCCGATGCAGTCAGTACGGGTTGCTGCGGCGGGGGCGCCTTCGCGTAAGCAGGTGCGGACTCGAGAAAGCCCGCGGTAGTCGTGAAGAGCCCTGCGACGGCCAGTGCTGTTGCGGAGAATTTCGCTTTATCGATTAGTTTCAATGCGTGCCTCCAAAGACAATCATCCAGTGACGGAACCTAAAGCCTGTCTTTGGGCTTATAACACGCGACGAGTACATTTGCGAAGCAACCCGACATGCTGCAGGCGCAGCGAATTGCTTCGCTCGATTACTCCAATTGCCATACGACTGCGACGCTGCTAGACAGCAGCAGATTCCTTTAGCACCTGAGATGCCACTTCATCTACGGCGGCCTTGGTCAGCTTGACGATCTCATCGACTTCCGCGCGCGTCGTCACGAGCGGCGGCGCAAAGCCGAGAATGTCGCCATGCGGCATCGCGCGTGCAATGAGTCCGTGTTGCAATGCAGCGGCCGACACGCGCGGGCCGACTTTCAAAGCGGCATCGAATGGACGGCGCTCTTCTTTATGCGCCATGAATTCGAGCGCCGCAAGCATGCCGGAGCCGCGCACTTCGCCGACGAGCGGATGCGAATCGAACGCTGCGTGCAACTGTTGCTGCAGATAGCCGCCAACTTCCGCTGCTTTATGCGTGAGGTTCTCGCGCTCGATAATGTCGAGATTCGCGAGCGCCGCTGCCGCGCAGACCGGGTGTCCCGAATAGGTCCAGCCGTGACCCATCGGACCGTGGTCCTGCGAGCCCTGCGCAATCACGTCCCAGACCTTCTCGCCGACGATCACGGCCGACAGCGGCGCATACGCGCTCGTCAAACCTTTCGCGACCGTGATCAGATCCGGTTCGATGCCGAAGTGCTGCGCGCCCATCTTCGAGCCGAGCCGCCCGAAGCCGCACACGACTTCATCGCTGATCAACAGAATGTCGTGCTTCTTCAGTACTTTCTGGATTGCGGGCCAGTAACCGGCCGGCGGCGGCAGGATGCCACCCGTGCCCATCACCGGTTCGCCGATGAAAGCAGCGATCGTGTCCGCGCCTTCCTTCGCGATCAGCTTCTCCAGTTCTTCGACGCAATAGTCGACGAACTGCGCTTCGCTCATGCCGGCGGGCGCCTGACGATACCAATGCGGACATACCGTGTGCTTGACGCGATCGATGGGCAAATCAAAGTGCTGATGGAAACTCGGCAGGCCCGTCAGGCTGCCCGTCACGATGCCGGAGCCGTGATAGCCGCGCTGACGCGAAATGATCTTCTTCTTGTTCGGACGGCCCTTTACATTGTTGTAGTACCAGACGATCTTGATCTGCGTTTCGTTCGCATCGGAACCGGACATGCCGTAGTACACCTTCTTCATGCCCTTCGGCGACCAGTCGATGATGCGCGACGACAGTTCGATGATCGTATCGGTCGAATGCCCGACATACGTGTGGTAGTAAGCGAGCTTCCTGGCCTGCTCATAGATCGCGTCGGCCACTTCCGTGCGGCCGTAGCCGATATTCACGCAATAGAGGCCCGCGAATGCGTCGATGAACGACCTGCCTTGATGATCCTCGATGCGGATGCCTTTGGCGCCCGTGACGATGCGGCCGGGCAGCGCGCCGCTGGCGTGATCGTGAGCGTGCGTCGACGGGTGCATGAAATGCGCGCGGTCCGCGCTGAGCAGTTGATCGAACTGGGTCATGGGACACTCCATTTTTAATCGATAGTTGGATGAGAGACTCACGCGGCGAGCGGCCGGCGAGCAGAAGCAGTGGCGTCGGTTAGGGGCAAGCCCAATTGACCGAGGCAGAAGTAACGCGTTTCAACGAACGGCTCGAAGCCTTCGAGTCCGCCTTCGCGGCCGAGACCCGATGCCTTCATGCCGCCGAATGGAATCGGCGCGCCCGTGAATTTCGCGCCGTTCACGGAGACCATGGCGAAGTCCAGCTGGCGGATCACCTGAAAGACCGTGTTCAGATCTTTCGCGCAAAGATAGGCGGCGAGACCGTATACGGTGTCGTTAGCGCGCGCAATCGCTTCTTCGAGCGTATCGAACGGCGACACAGCCGAAATGGGCGCAAAGTTCTCTTCGTCGTAGATGCGCATGCCTTTCTCTGCATCCGCGATCACGGTCGGCTCGAAGAACCAGCCGCCGCGCTCATGCGGCGCGCCGCCGGCCAGAACACGCGCTCCTTTCGCGCGCGCATCCTCGACGCGTTGAACGGTTGCATCGAATGCGGCTTGATGCATCAGTGGACCGACTTCGATGCCCGGCTCGAATGCCGAGCCGACCTTCAACTGACGCACGGCCTGCGCATACCGTTCGACGAATGCGTCGTAGACGGGCCGCGCAACGAGTATGCGATTCGCCGCGCAACAGTCTTGCCCGGACGTCTGAAACTTCGCCGCCACGGCCACGCGCACTGCCTGATCGAGATCGGCGTCTTGCGTCACGATGAACGGCGCGTTGCCGCCGAGTTCGAGCGCCGTCTTCTTGATGCCGCTTTGCGCGACGGCCTGCATGACGAGCCCGCCGACGCGGGTCGATCCCGTGAAGCTCACGGTGCGTACGCGCGGGTCGCGCACCAGTGTTTCCATCGCCATTTGCGGGTCGCCGAGCACGACGTTGAACACGCCCGGCGGGAAGCCGGCTTCTTCTGCGAGCTGCGCGAGCGCGAGCGAGGAGAATGGTGTCTCATGCGCGGGCTTCACGACGACTGTGCAACCTACTGCGAGCGCCGCTGCTGCCTTGCGGGTGATCATTGCGTTGGGGAAATTCCACGGCGTGATCAGTGTCGCGACGCCTGTTGGCTCTATCATCGTGCCGAGATGTGCGCCGTCGATGTGCGATGGAATTGTGCGGCCGTTCAGGCGTTTCCCTTCATGCGCGAACCATTCGATAAAGCTCGCGCCGTAGGCGATTTC
The Paraburkholderia terrae genome window above contains:
- a CDS encoding aspartate aminotransferase family protein encodes the protein MTQFDQLLSADRAHFMHPSTHAHDHASGALPGRIVTGAKGIRIEDHQGRSFIDAFAGLYCVNIGYGRTEVADAIYEQARKLAYYHTYVGHSTDTIIELSSRIIDWSPKGMKKVYYGMSGSDANETQIKIVWYYNNVKGRPNKKKIISRQRGYHGSGIVTGSLTGLPSFHQHFDLPIDRVKHTVCPHWYRQAPAGMSEAQFVDYCVEELEKLIAKEGADTIAAFIGEPVMGTGGILPPPAGYWPAIQKVLKKHDILLISDEVVCGFGRLGSKMGAQHFGIEPDLITVAKGLTSAYAPLSAVIVGEKVWDVIAQGSQDHGPMGHGWTYSGHPVCAAAALANLDIIERENLTHKAAEVGGYLQQQLHAAFDSHPLVGEVRGSGMLAALEFMAHKEERRPFDAALKVGPRVSAAALQHGLIARAMPHGDILGFAPPLVTTRAEVDEIVKLTKAAVDEVASQVLKESAAV
- a CDS encoding NAD-dependent succinate-semialdehyde dehydrogenase is translated as MLLGHPVLFKSLCYIDGRWVHSETASTIAVQNPADQKVIGHVPMLEAQQITQAIDAAHRAFETWRWVPAAKRATLLLRWHELIQRHQHDLAGILALEQGKPLAEATGEIAYGASFIEWFAHEGKRLNGRTIPSHIDGAHLGTMIEPTGVATLITPWNFPNAMITRKAAAALAVGCTVVVKPAHETPFSSLALAQLAEEAGFPPGVFNVVLGDPQMAMETLVRDPRVRTVSFTGSTRVGGLVMQAVAQSGIKKTALELGGNAPFIVTQDADLDQAVRVAVAAKFQTSGQDCCAANRILVARPVYDAFVERYAQAVRQLKVGSAFEPGIEVGPLMHQAAFDATVQRVEDARAKGARVLAGGAPHERGGWFFEPTVIADAEKGMRIYDEENFAPISAVSPFDTLEEAIARANDTVYGLAAYLCAKDLNTVFQVIRQLDFAMVSVNGAKFTGAPIPFGGMKASGLGREGGLEGFEPFVETRYFCLGQLGLPLTDATASARRPLAA